The Zygotorulaspora mrakii chromosome 3, complete sequence genome includes a region encoding these proteins:
- the FIG1 gene encoding Fig1p (similar to Saccharomyces cerevisiae FIG1 (YBR040W); ancestral locus Anc_3.242), with product MFSISAILFCLKRTPRVFALLFSTITILLSIFLLVGCYNNANLSIYLVDYKFEKNSPFYPLIQKSFTATQPNNQSLQGMESVSIKSGYMGVCLSNLPQINGSICYPRKDLINTTYYDDLSIELFNVQSPKNNTTASANSRNVPIKLNILQLAELTSTEIVHPYLLMATIILSVIMFLLILYVTVPKSPKKYIMNRFLLIWTSSLTLLWGFGTMWTHVAMNASSELVPRASLGIISAKKGKKAETMSWFVFAFLLLDSLILWFLYFRDRKKLSDEIDKLNSSNRFVSDSSTLNSKV from the coding sequence ATGTTTTCGATTTCCGCGATTTTGTTCTGTCTCAAGAGAACACCAAGAGTTTTCGCGCTGCTCTTCAGTACTATAACTATTTTACTATCAATTTTCCTGCTAGTTGGCTGTTACAACAATGCGAATCTGTCAATTTATCTAGTCGACTATAAGTTTGAGAAAAACTCTCCCTTTTATCCGCTAATTCAGAAGTCTTTTACCGCTACCCAGCCCAATAATCAATCGCTTCAAGGAATGGAATCGGTCTCTATCAAGTCTGGTTATATGGGTGTCTGTTTGTCAAATTTACCGCAAATAAATGGCTCCATATGTTATCCACGCAAAGATCTAATCAATACTACTTACTACGACGATCTTTCTATCGAATTATTCAATGTCCAATcaccaaaaaataatacGACTGCATCCGCGAACAGCAGAAATGTACCCATaaaattgaacattttGCAGCTTGCCGAGCTCACTTCTACTGAAATAGTTCATCCTTATCTTTTGATGGCAACTATTATACTTTCTGTCATAATGTTCCTACTTATTCTTTACGTCACAGTTCCAAAATcaccaaaaaaatacatCATGAACAGGTTTCTTCTCATTTGGACTTCTTCGTTGACTCTGCTGTGGGGATTCGGAACTATGTGGACGCATGTGGCTATGAATGCAAGTTCAGAACTTGTACCTAGAGCAAGTCTCGGTATCATATCTGCTAAAAAGGGTAAAAAAGCTGAAACAATGTCATGGTTCGTATTCGCTTTCTTACTCTTGGATTCACTAATCTTATGGTTCCTATATTTCAGAGACAGAAAGAAACTCAGTGACGAAATTGACAAGCTGAATTCAAGCAATAGATTCGTTTCAGATTCATCAACtctgaattcaaaagtttaG